One genomic segment of Flagellimonas marinaquae includes these proteins:
- a CDS encoding acyl-ACP desaturase — MSIKNVRLEVMQAIEPKVEGFIDEFLIPTEKIWQPTDFLPNSQSDNFFDEIEQIREEAKELEYDFWVTLVADTITEEALPTYESWLMDVEGIDQHNGKDNGWSKWVRAWTAEENRHGDVLNKYLYLSGRVNMREIEITTQHLISDGFDIGTDRDPYKNFVYTTFQELATNISHKRVGKLAKKKGNGLLAKMCTIIAGDEMRHHLAYREFVKTIMGQDPDGMVLAFADMMKKKIVMPAHFLRESGGNIGEAFEQFSNCAQRLGVYTAQDYVDILKKLNEYWDLGNLRGLSDKAEKARDYLMKLPERLQRISERMQFSQEQYIFKWVEANGRM, encoded by the coding sequence ATGTCGATAAAGAATGTAAGATTGGAAGTAATGCAGGCAATTGAACCCAAAGTAGAAGGGTTTATAGATGAATTCCTTATTCCTACCGAAAAAATATGGCAACCCACCGACTTTTTGCCCAATTCGCAGAGCGATAATTTTTTTGATGAAATCGAACAGATCAGGGAAGAAGCCAAAGAGTTGGAATACGATTTTTGGGTGACACTCGTGGCCGATACCATTACCGAAGAGGCTTTGCCTACCTATGAGTCTTGGTTAATGGATGTTGAAGGTATAGATCAGCACAATGGAAAGGATAATGGATGGAGCAAGTGGGTTCGTGCATGGACCGCAGAGGAGAACAGACATGGTGACGTCCTGAACAAATACTTGTATCTGTCCGGACGAGTTAATATGCGAGAAATAGAAATCACCACCCAGCATTTGATATCCGATGGTTTTGATATAGGAACGGATAGAGACCCCTATAAAAACTTTGTGTATACCACTTTTCAAGAACTCGCGACCAATATATCCCACAAAAGAGTGGGTAAATTGGCAAAGAAAAAGGGAAATGGCCTGCTGGCAAAAATGTGTACCATAATAGCTGGCGACGAGATGAGGCACCATTTGGCCTATAGAGAATTTGTAAAGACCATTATGGGGCAAGACCCCGACGGAATGGTTTTGGCCTTTGCCGATATGATGAAGAAGAAAATAGTTATGCCCGCCCATTTTTTAAGAGAGTCAGGGGGTAACATTGGTGAAGCATTCGAACAATTCTCCAATTGTGCACAAAGACTCGGAGTCTATACGGCACAAGATTATGTGGACATCTTAAAAAAGTTGAACGAGTATTGGGACCTTGGAAATCTTAGAGGACTTTCGGATAAAGCGGAAAAGGCAAGGGACTATCTTATGAAGCTTCCAGAGCGATTACAACGGATTTCCGAGAGAATGCAGTTTTCTCAGGAACAGTACATTTTTAAATGGGTCGAAGCCAACGGAAGAATGTAG
- a CDS encoding antibiotic biosynthesis monooxygenase family protein, with product MELKKPYYAVIFTNLRTEGDNGYGQMAEEMEALARKQSGFLGFESARDGMGIAVSYWESLEAVANWKSQLDHKKAQKRGIETWYSWYKVRICRVEREYEFNK from the coding sequence ATGGAACTTAAAAAACCATATTACGCTGTAATTTTTACCAACCTGAGAACCGAAGGAGATAATGGATATGGCCAAATGGCTGAAGAAATGGAAGCATTGGCCCGAAAACAATCAGGGTTTTTGGGTTTTGAAAGTGCCCGGGATGGCATGGGCATTGCCGTTAGTTATTGGGAAAGTCTGGAGGCCGTTGCCAACTGGAAATCTCAACTAGATCATAAAAAAGCTCAAAAACGAGGAATAGAAACCTGGTATTCTTGGTACAAAGTACGCATATGTCGCGTGGAGCGTGAATACGAATTCAACAAATAA
- a CDS encoding DUF1304 domain-containing protein, producing the protein MILLFAKIIIGIVALLHIYFLWLEMFAWTTKAKKVFRSFPEDLFEPTKTLAANQGLYNGFLAAGLIWSLFIQNAEWQIYVALFFLGCVAVAGLYGALTASKKILIVQGLPAILGLGLLLIHQFL; encoded by the coding sequence ATGATACTCCTATTCGCAAAGATCATAATTGGGATCGTGGCCTTGCTCCACATATATTTTCTATGGCTGGAAATGTTCGCTTGGACCACCAAAGCAAAAAAGGTATTCCGTAGTTTTCCGGAAGATTTGTTCGAACCTACCAAAACATTGGCCGCCAATCAAGGCCTTTACAATGGTTTTTTGGCAGCAGGACTGATCTGGTCACTGTTCATACAAAATGCCGAATGGCAAATTTATGTGGCCCTCTTCTTTTTGGGGTGTGTTGCCGTGGCCGGACTGTACGGAGCTCTCACCGCATCTAAAAAAATATTGATCGTGCAAGGCCTTCCGGCCATCTTAGGTCTAGGCTTGCTTCTGATCCATCAATTCCTGTAA
- a CDS encoding CAP domain-containing protein — protein sequence MKKLYGTLLAVALALALTTCSTTPAQEDELGYTEATLGNEKQTVDPAKMEEDLLGLVNEHRKSKGLSSLSKSAPSYKYAEEHNDYMISRNALSHDNFDSRASKIAAETDAISVSENVARYYTSAAKTLEGWIESSSHKAAMEGDFTHTTLSVQLDKEGRPYYTQIFLKVE from the coding sequence ATGAAAAAATTATATGGCACTTTGCTGGCCGTAGCGCTTGCTCTTGCCCTGACCACTTGTAGCACTACACCCGCGCAAGAAGATGAATTGGGATATACTGAAGCTACTCTTGGAAATGAAAAACAAACAGTTGACCCGGCTAAAATGGAGGAAGATTTGTTAGGTTTGGTCAACGAACATCGCAAATCGAAAGGGTTAAGCTCACTATCCAAAAGTGCTCCCTCCTATAAATATGCCGAAGAACATAACGATTACATGATTTCGCGCAATGCCCTTAGTCACGATAATTTTGATTCGAGAGCATCAAAAATAGCAGCAGAAACCGATGCTATCAGTGTCTCGGAAAATGTAGCAAGATACTATACCTCGGCGGCCAAAACTTTAGAGGGTTGGATAGAAAGCTCCTCTCATAAAGCTGCCATGGAAGGCGATTTTACCCATACTACACTTAGTGTACAACTAGATAAAGAGGGGAGACCGTACTACACCCAGATTTTCTTAAAGGTTGAATAG
- a CDS encoding GLPGLI family protein — MKTIPNIKLFGLLFLTMVLSTKAQTGKITYQASSTFRLNEKSETVNQQYNAMNKAIKNNPMDFELTFNRGEAFFEIKDRMGTNDFQAKIAKVMLGGTKKFYYNLETEEFLKQEVAYGETFLIPIDKPNWELSKSSKMIGKYKCYKATTRYSIENDAGSFEKNVIAWYCPEIPYMFGPSGFFGLPGLILELTDDKRTYSATEILLNQSDYNIVKLNTGVIITQEEFDKLREKFKR; from the coding sequence ATGAAAACAATACCTAATATCAAGTTATTTGGATTACTTTTTTTAACAATGGTGCTTTCTACAAAAGCACAAACAGGTAAGATTACATATCAAGCCTCTTCGACCTTCAGATTAAATGAAAAATCAGAAACGGTAAACCAACAATATAATGCGATGAATAAAGCCATCAAAAATAACCCTATGGATTTTGAATTAACCTTCAATAGAGGAGAGGCTTTTTTTGAAATAAAGGATAGGATGGGCACCAATGATTTTCAAGCCAAGATTGCCAAAGTAATGTTGGGGGGTACGAAAAAGTTCTATTACAACTTGGAAACTGAGGAGTTTTTAAAACAAGAAGTGGCTTATGGAGAAACTTTTCTTATTCCGATTGACAAACCTAATTGGGAACTGTCCAAAAGCTCAAAAATGATTGGAAAATATAAATGCTACAAGGCGACCACCCGCTACTCAATTGAAAATGATGCTGGAAGTTTTGAAAAAAATGTAATCGCATGGTACTGCCCAGAAATTCCATATATGTTCGGCCCATCCGGTTTTTTTGGTCTACCAGGATTAATTTTGGAATTGACGGATGACAAGCGCACGTACAGTGCTACAGAAATTTTATTGAACCAATCTGATTATAACATAGTTAAACTTAATACAGGAGTCATAATCACGCAAGAAGAATTTGATAAATTACGAGAGAAATTTAAGCGATAG
- a CDS encoding 3-hydroxyanthranilate 3,4-dioxygenase produces MAIQAPFNLNKWIEENRDTLKPPVGNRNLYKESGDYIVMIVAGPNARKDYHYNETEELFYQLEGHIEVNIQEDGQKKTMKLGPGDMYLHPAKVPHSPVRKEGSIGLVVERKRTDLDAEDGLLWFCDNCNHKLHEVYFKLNDIEKDFLGHFKHFYGSEQLRTCDNCGTIMPVDERFVAKEE; encoded by the coding sequence ATGGCTATACAGGCACCTTTCAATCTAAATAAATGGATTGAGGAAAACCGAGATACCCTAAAACCGCCGGTAGGGAACAGAAACCTCTATAAAGAATCCGGTGATTATATAGTAATGATCGTGGCCGGGCCCAATGCACGCAAAGACTATCATTACAACGAAACCGAAGAGCTTTTTTATCAGTTAGAAGGTCATATTGAGGTAAATATCCAGGAAGATGGACAAAAGAAAACCATGAAGTTGGGCCCCGGGGACATGTACCTTCATCCAGCTAAAGTACCCCACTCCCCGGTACGAAAAGAAGGCTCGATCGGGCTCGTGGTGGAACGCAAACGTACCGATCTGGATGCAGAGGATGGATTATTGTGGTTTTGCGACAATTGCAACCACAAACTGCACGAGGTTTACTTTAAATTGAATGATATCGAGAAAGATTTCCTAGGTCATTTTAAGCACTTTTATGGATCGGAACAATTGCGCACCTGTGATAATTGTGGTACCATTATGCCTGTGGACGAACGTTTTGTAGCCAAAGAAGAATGA
- a CDS encoding carboxypeptidase-like regulatory domain-containing protein produces MFAQNVVLSGVVLDSSTNEPMIDANILAFPKNDGERIQFAITNDKGEYVLRLEKEVAYSIEVSYLGYQKLSFDYTAIQDEIKDLKMVPKTNDLDEVVLEYKIPIEVKEDTITYQTDAFVTGEERKLREVLKKLPGIEVDREGNVTAQGKKVTKVLVEDKTFFTGNSKLAVNNIPADAVDQVQVLDNYNKIGFLKGLQDSDELALNIKLKEDKKKFAFGDMEAGGGIKDRYLVHPNLFYYSPNTNINFIGDLNNIGVKSFSFSDYLEFNGGFGKLMDDIGGYFSLSRDDFSQFLNNTDFRANTNRFGAFNLRQTVSPKTDINSYVIANSSDTETESNTLNIYNNSDGFLDEDRTERNNYDNFFLIGKATVEHEPNSDENVTLNSFAKFTKNKGDGIILTQSDDRSTFFNTLQNISALELKQDVEYSKRFSRAQTLSLEGSMAFQKSTPENTWETDQVFLQDLIPLEENDSYQVFQKKETRTTSFDLVLKDYWVLNNFNHIYTTFGTNLRFDDFTSGEIQQLTNGSINDFSENGFGNHIDYRFNDTFLGLEYKFLAGIFTVKSGLFYHNYNWDNEQDRLSVNNSTQVLLPAFDAEAEFNSSEKIRFRYRQRMQFPTIDQLGTNFMLRSFNSVGLGTPDLQNGRNHSYSLTYYKFSLFRGLNLNVGLTYNKRTQSVKNTTVLDGINQFVTYTLFNQPENSLNANFRFGKRINKMKVSVESRGSYNEFFQLVNNNVSKNLSRSISATGKVETLFDKWPNIELGYTHNPSVYTTPTNKNTFTNSSIFANLDYVFLNDFHLKGDYERTEYTNEGQNLTNVFDVANASLFYQKEDSPWGFEVSVQNLFDVRFKRQNSFSDFLISDQFTAIMPRIVMFKISYKL; encoded by the coding sequence GTGTTCGCACAAAATGTGGTTTTAAGTGGCGTTGTATTGGACAGCTCCACCAACGAACCAATGATCGACGCCAACATCTTGGCCTTCCCCAAAAATGATGGTGAGCGTATCCAGTTTGCCATTACCAACGATAAGGGTGAGTATGTGCTGCGCTTGGAAAAAGAGGTGGCCTACTCCATTGAGGTGAGCTACCTCGGCTACCAAAAACTCTCGTTTGATTATACCGCAATACAAGATGAAATAAAAGATTTGAAAATGGTGCCCAAAACCAACGACCTCGATGAGGTGGTCTTGGAATACAAAATTCCAATAGAAGTAAAAGAGGACACCATAACCTACCAAACAGATGCTTTTGTTACCGGAGAGGAACGTAAACTGCGTGAAGTACTTAAAAAGCTACCCGGCATTGAGGTGGACCGAGAAGGCAATGTGACCGCCCAAGGCAAAAAAGTAACCAAGGTACTGGTGGAGGACAAGACTTTTTTTACGGGCAATAGCAAGTTGGCCGTAAACAATATTCCTGCCGATGCCGTAGATCAAGTTCAAGTGCTAGACAATTATAATAAAATCGGATTTCTCAAAGGACTGCAGGATTCCGATGAACTGGCGCTCAACATCAAACTAAAAGAGGACAAAAAGAAATTCGCTTTTGGCGATATGGAAGCAGGTGGCGGAATCAAAGACCGTTACTTGGTGCATCCCAATCTATTTTATTATAGCCCCAACACCAACATCAATTTTATTGGGGACTTGAACAATATTGGGGTCAAAAGTTTCTCCTTTTCCGATTATTTGGAGTTCAATGGGGGATTTGGCAAGCTTATGGACGATATTGGCGGCTATTTTTCCCTGAGCCGAGACGATTTCTCCCAATTTTTGAACAACACCGATTTCAGGGCGAACACCAATCGCTTTGGGGCATTCAATCTTAGGCAAACGGTCTCGCCCAAAACGGACATCAACAGTTATGTAATTGCCAACAGCAGCGATACCGAAACGGAATCCAACACCCTGAACATTTACAACAACTCCGATGGATTCTTGGACGAAGACAGAACGGAACGCAACAATTACGACAATTTCTTTTTGATCGGGAAGGCAACGGTGGAACACGAACCCAACAGCGATGAGAATGTAACCCTGAATTCGTTTGCAAAATTCACCAAAAACAAGGGCGATGGCATCATTTTGACTCAGAGTGACGATCGAAGTACTTTTTTCAACACCCTGCAAAATATTTCCGCACTGGAACTTAAGCAGGATGTTGAATACAGCAAGCGTTTTTCAAGAGCTCAAACCCTGAGTTTGGAGGGTTCTATGGCATTTCAAAAAAGCACTCCGGAGAATACTTGGGAAACGGACCAAGTTTTTCTGCAAGATTTGATTCCTCTGGAAGAAAACGATTCCTATCAAGTTTTTCAGAAGAAAGAGACCCGGACCACATCCTTTGATTTAGTATTGAAGGATTATTGGGTGCTCAACAATTTCAACCACATCTATACCACCTTCGGCACCAATTTACGGTTCGATGATTTCACAAGTGGTGAAATACAACAACTCACCAATGGAAGTATCAATGATTTTTCAGAAAATGGCTTTGGAAACCATATTGATTATCGGTTCAATGACACATTTCTGGGGCTGGAATATAAATTTTTAGCAGGTATTTTTACGGTGAAATCAGGACTATTTTATCACAATTACAATTGGGACAATGAGCAAGACAGGCTTTCGGTAAACAATAGCACCCAAGTTCTGCTGCCGGCTTTTGATGCAGAGGCGGAGTTCAATAGTAGTGAAAAAATACGATTCCGATACCGGCAGCGGATGCAATTCCCGACCATTGACCAGTTGGGCACTAATTTTATGCTGAGATCCTTCAATTCGGTGGGGTTGGGGACGCCCGATTTACAAAATGGAAGAAACCATTCCTATTCCTTGACCTATTATAAGTTCAGTCTATTCCGAGGTTTAAATCTGAATGTTGGTTTGACCTATAATAAAAGAACACAAAGTGTAAAGAACACCACAGTATTGGACGGCATCAATCAATTTGTAACCTACACCCTGTTCAACCAGCCCGAAAACTCCTTAAATGCCAATTTTAGATTTGGAAAGCGAATCAACAAGATGAAAGTTAGCGTAGAAAGTAGGGGAAGCTATAACGAGTTTTTCCAGTTGGTGAACAACAATGTGTCCAAAAACCTGTCCCGTTCTATTTCTGCCACAGGTAAGGTGGAGACCCTTTTCGATAAATGGCCCAATATTGAGCTGGGTTACACGCACAACCCATCGGTTTATACCACACCCACTAATAAAAACACCTTTACCAATTCGAGCATCTTTGCAAATCTGGATTATGTGTTTCTCAATGATTTTCATTTGAAGGGTGATTATGAGCGAACGGAATACACTAATGAGGGACAAAACCTGACCAATGTTTTTGATGTAGCCAACGCATCGCTGTTTTATCAAAAGGAAGACAGTCCTTGGGGTTTCGAAGTCTCCGTTCAAAACCTTTTTGATGTGCGGTTCAAAAGGCAGAACTCTTTTTCGGATTTTTTGATCAGCGATCAATTCACTGCCATTATGCCAAGGATTGTGATGTTTAAGATTTCGTATAAGCTTTAA
- a CDS encoding glycerol-3-phosphate dehydrogenase/oxidase, which translates to MGGNIDFSNVNRREALQNIDRDLYDLVVIGGGITGAGIALDASSRGMKVLLLEKGDFASGTSSKSTKLIHGGLRYLKQFDFWLVKEVGSERAIVHKLAPHLVIPEKMLLPLIEGGSYGKWLTSIGLKVYDILAQVSGDDKRQMLEKKEAMKLEPLLPKKILNGAGYYAEYRTDDARLTLENLKTSLQFGTRIFNYTKVTDFLYDDEKVAGVKFTDEVFGDEYKISSKYVINAAGPWVDELRSVNQSKKGKRLHLTKGVHLVFPKEKLPVKQSVYFDIPDGRMMFAIPRGKVTYIGTTDTNYNSDKDHVTTELADAIYLISAVNHMFPDIQLELDDIISSWAGLRPLIHEEGKSASELSRKDEIFTSESGLVSIAGGKLTGYRKMAERTVNRISQKMEEDYGVELKACTTDKIPLCGNDFKKFKHVKKYIAELQERLQGDGFTKYEAWYLVTTYGKQAETILELYAKIKGNDPQENMIRAEVQFAIAYEKALNPLDFFIRRTGRLYFDIDSVRKYKEPVFEEFQKAYNYSKEAMAAFSTELDAQLKEHSDFSLERD; encoded by the coding sequence ATGGGAGGGAACATCGATTTTTCAAATGTGAATAGAAGAGAGGCCCTCCAAAATATTGATAGGGATTTGTATGACCTTGTGGTTATCGGCGGCGGTATTACCGGTGCCGGTATTGCTTTGGATGCTTCTTCCAGAGGAATGAAAGTCTTACTGCTTGAAAAAGGTGATTTTGCCTCTGGTACCAGTAGCAAATCCACTAAACTGATCCACGGCGGACTACGCTATTTAAAACAATTTGATTTTTGGTTGGTAAAAGAAGTAGGTTCCGAACGGGCCATCGTACATAAATTGGCCCCGCATTTGGTGATTCCCGAAAAAATGTTGCTCCCTTTGATCGAGGGTGGTTCCTACGGAAAATGGTTGACTTCCATTGGTTTAAAAGTCTACGATATTCTGGCGCAGGTTTCGGGGGACGATAAACGCCAGATGCTGGAGAAGAAGGAGGCCATGAAACTGGAGCCCCTTTTGCCCAAAAAGATTTTGAACGGTGCAGGATACTATGCAGAGTACCGCACCGATGATGCGAGACTTACTTTGGAAAACCTAAAAACAAGCCTTCAATTTGGTACGCGGATATTCAATTATACCAAGGTCACCGATTTTCTGTATGACGATGAAAAGGTAGCAGGGGTCAAGTTTACGGACGAAGTGTTTGGAGACGAGTACAAGATTTCATCAAAATATGTGATCAATGCGGCAGGTCCCTGGGTGGATGAGCTGCGTAGTGTGAACCAATCCAAAAAAGGCAAGCGTTTGCACTTGACCAAGGGTGTCCATTTGGTATTTCCGAAGGAAAAACTTCCCGTGAAGCAATCCGTTTATTTTGATATTCCCGATGGGCGGATGATGTTTGCCATTCCACGTGGCAAGGTTACCTATATTGGGACGACAGACACCAATTATAATTCGGACAAGGACCATGTGACCACAGAATTGGCCGATGCCATTTATTTGATTTCTGCCGTTAACCATATGTTCCCCGACATTCAACTGGAACTGGATGATATTATTTCTTCATGGGCTGGACTACGCCCCTTGATTCACGAAGAGGGCAAATCCGCTTCTGAATTATCCCGAAAAGATGAAATTTTCACCTCTGAATCTGGATTAGTGAGTATTGCCGGAGGTAAACTTACGGGCTATCGAAAAATGGCCGAGCGCACCGTGAACCGTATTTCCCAAAAAATGGAAGAAGATTATGGAGTGGAACTCAAAGCGTGTACCACGGATAAGATTCCACTTTGTGGAAACGACTTTAAAAAGTTCAAACATGTAAAAAAATACATTGCCGAACTTCAAGAGCGGCTTCAAGGGGATGGTTTTACAAAGTACGAAGCTTGGTATTTAGTAACCACCTATGGTAAGCAGGCAGAAACTATTTTGGAATTATATGCTAAGATTAAGGGAAACGACCCCCAAGAAAACATGATTCGGGCAGAAGTACAATTTGCCATTGCCTACGAAAAAGCATTGAATCCCTTGGATTTTTTCATTCGGAGAACGGGCAGGCTTTATTTTGATATTGATAGTGTTCGGAAATACAAGGAGCCGGTGTTCGAAGAATTCCAGAAAGCCTACAACTATTCAAAAGAGGCAATGGCGGCTTTTTCAACCGAATTGGATGCCCAGTTAAAGGAGCATTCCGATTTTTCTTTGGAGCGGGATTAA
- a CDS encoding aldehyde dehydrogenase family protein, translating to MSKIAAAFGIEEALKELGLNEINNGTSTGKDWFSNGEIIESYSPVDGALIGKVKATTPEDYEKVISTAREGFKKWRTMPAPQRGEVVRQFNDELRRLKEPLGKLVSYEMGKSYQEGLGEVQEMIDICDFAVGLSRQLHGLTMHSERPGHRMYEQYHPLGVVGIISAFNFPVAVWSWNTALAWVCGDACIWKGSEKTPITSVACQNIAARVFAANGVPEGISCLITGDYTIGELMTKDERIPLISATGSTRMGKIVAKTVAERLGKTLLELGGNNAIIVTPDANIKNTVIGAVFGAVGTCGQRCTSTRRLIVHEEVYDKVKNAIVDAYKQIKIGNPLDENNHVGPLIDKDAVKNYLSALEKVEAEGGTILVEGGVLEGEGYESGCYVKPAIAEAENHYEIVQHETFGPVLYLLKYSGDLENALELQNGVRQGLSSAIMTNNLREAERFLSVEGSDCGIANVNIGTSGAEIGGAFGGEKETGGGRESGSDAWKIYMRRQTNTINYTTELPLAQGIKFDL from the coding sequence ATGTCAAAAATAGCAGCTGCTTTTGGAATAGAAGAAGCCTTAAAAGAGTTGGGCTTGAACGAAATCAATAATGGTACCTCTACCGGAAAAGATTGGTTTTCAAATGGTGAAATCATAGAATCTTATTCTCCAGTAGATGGTGCACTTATCGGGAAGGTCAAAGCTACCACCCCTGAAGATTATGAAAAAGTGATCAGTACCGCTCGGGAAGGCTTCAAGAAATGGAGAACCATGCCAGCACCCCAACGTGGCGAAGTGGTTCGTCAATTCAACGATGAACTTAGACGGTTAAAAGAGCCATTGGGCAAGTTAGTATCCTACGAAATGGGAAAAAGCTACCAAGAAGGATTGGGCGAGGTGCAGGAAATGATCGACATCTGTGATTTTGCAGTGGGACTATCCCGTCAACTGCACGGACTTACCATGCACAGTGAGCGTCCAGGTCACCGCATGTACGAGCAATATCATCCACTAGGAGTTGTAGGAATTATTTCCGCTTTTAATTTCCCCGTGGCCGTTTGGTCCTGGAATACAGCCTTGGCCTGGGTCTGCGGTGATGCCTGTATCTGGAAAGGTTCGGAAAAAACCCCCATCACATCCGTTGCATGCCAAAATATTGCTGCCCGTGTATTTGCCGCAAATGGCGTTCCCGAAGGTATTTCCTGCTTAATTACCGGAGATTATACCATAGGCGAACTGATGACAAAAGACGAGCGCATTCCATTGATCTCCGCCACGGGATCTACAAGAATGGGAAAAATAGTGGCCAAAACCGTGGCCGAACGCCTTGGTAAAACATTGTTGGAGCTTGGGGGCAACAATGCCATAATCGTTACCCCGGATGCCAATATTAAAAATACCGTTATCGGAGCCGTATTCGGAGCCGTGGGCACTTGTGGACAACGTTGTACCTCTACCCGTAGATTGATTGTTCACGAAGAAGTTTACGATAAGGTGAAAAATGCCATAGTTGATGCCTACAAGCAAATCAAAATTGGAAATCCTCTGGATGAAAACAACCACGTAGGACCGCTTATTGATAAAGATGCCGTTAAAAACTACTTGTCCGCATTGGAAAAAGTTGAGGCAGAAGGTGGAACTATTTTGGTTGAAGGTGGGGTACTGGAAGGTGAAGGATATGAAAGCGGTTGCTATGTAAAACCGGCCATTGCAGAGGCAGAGAATCATTACGAAATTGTCCAGCACGAAACATTTGGCCCTGTACTATATCTTCTTAAATACAGCGGAGACCTTGAAAATGCCTTGGAACTCCAAAATGGGGTTCGACAAGGACTTTCTTCCGCTATTATGACCAACAACCTGCGTGAAGCTGAACGATTCCTTTCCGTAGAAGGTTCCGATTGTGGAATTGCCAACGTAAATATTGGAACTTCCGGTGCTGAGATCGGTGGAGCGTTTGGTGGAGAAAAAGAGACTGGTGGAGGCAGGGAAAGTGGTTCCGATGCTTGGAAAATTTACATGCGCAGACAGACCAACACCATTAACTATACAACGGAGCTGCCTTTGGCACAAGGCATTAAGTTCGATCTATAA
- a CDS encoding CvpA family protein codes for MSFLDIIIGILLIWGLYKGLKNGLFVELASLIALIAGIYGAIHFSHITGDYLAAQFDWSEQYLKIAAFLITFFVIIVTVNLAGKILTKIADFAMLGLLNKVAGGIFGALKVAVILGAFLIFFEKLTTPLGLINEETKEDSVFYEPIKDLGDLIFSYVFDDEKTIPSDNIEATEEII; via the coding sequence ATGAGCTTTTTGGACATCATCATCGGAATTCTGTTGATCTGGGGCCTATATAAAGGCTTAAAAAATGGCCTTTTTGTTGAGCTGGCATCCCTGATCGCCCTTATTGCCGGAATCTACGGCGCAATACATTTTTCCCACATCACCGGCGATTATTTGGCCGCACAATTTGATTGGAGCGAGCAATACCTAAAAATAGCGGCCTTTTTGATAACCTTTTTTGTCATCATCGTTACAGTAAACTTGGCCGGTAAAATATTGACCAAGATTGCCGATTTTGCCATGCTCGGGCTTTTGAACAAAGTCGCAGGCGGTATTTTTGGCGCGTTGAAGGTTGCTGTTATTCTAGGCGCTTTCCTTATTTTTTTTGAAAAGCTCACGACTCCTTTGGGCCTAATTAATGAGGAAACCAAAGAAGATTCTGTTTTTTACGAACCGATCAAAGATTTGGGCGATCTGATCTTCTCCTATGTTTTTGATGACGAAAAAACTATACCTTCCGATAACATTGAAGCCACCGAAGAGATAATATAA
- a CDS encoding metallophosphoesterase yields MRTLVVGDIHSGVRALEQLMERAKVTSSDHIIFLGDYVDAWSTAVETVDFLIQLNTDHQCTFLRGNHDELCRAWLMDQKENPQWLAHGGAATRNSYLKADKDKWQLHIKFYEGLKNYYLSQDNRLYLHAGYTNLKGIDFEYFEQSFYWDRTLWELATALDPDLTPKDPKFPKRLTHYNEVFIGHTPLSKTKFVEPERRANVWNVDTGAAFMGGLTMLDVETKEFWQSDPVHTFYPEERGRN; encoded by the coding sequence ATGCGTACATTGGTTGTGGGTGATATCCACTCGGGAGTAAGAGCTTTGGAGCAATTAATGGAAAGGGCCAAGGTAACTTCTTCCGATCATATAATATTTTTGGGAGATTATGTTGATGCTTGGAGCACTGCTGTGGAAACTGTGGATTTTTTGATTCAGTTAAATACCGATCATCAGTGCACCTTTTTAAGAGGCAACCACGATGAACTTTGCCGGGCATGGCTCATGGATCAAAAGGAGAACCCACAATGGTTGGCGCATGGTGGAGCAGCTACCCGAAATTCGTATTTAAAAGCGGACAAGGATAAATGGCAATTGCATATTAAGTTTTACGAAGGGTTAAAAAACTATTACCTCTCGCAGGACAACCGGTTATATCTACATGCAGGTTACACTAACCTTAAAGGAATAGATTTTGAGTATTTTGAACAGTCGTTTTACTGGGATAGAACTCTTTGGGAACTTGCGACCGCTCTTGATCCGGATCTAACACCCAAGGACCCAAAGTTTCCAAAACGACTTACCCATTATAACGAAGTTTTTATTGGGCATACTCCATTGTCGAAAACAAAATTTGTGGAGCCGGAACGGCGTGCGAATGTTTGGAACGTGGACACCGGTGCTGCCTTTATGGGCGGATTGACCATGCTGGATGTGGAAACCAAAGAATTTTGGCAGAGTGATCCGGTGCATACATTTTATCCTGAGGAAAGAGGAAGAAATTAG